The nucleotide sequence CTCTTCCGCCGCGCAGAAGGCCACGCTCATCGGCCTGATTGCCATCGTCTGCTGGAGCTGCACCATAGGCCTGATGCGCTCTGTTGCCGAGCCACTGGGCGCCGTAGGTGGCGCAGCCTGCCTCTACACCATGGCGGCGCTGTGCATTGCCATCGCACGCGGGCGGCAAGGCTGGCGCGAGCTGGCACGCTGGCGGGCCATGCACCCGGCCTACCTCTGGCTCTGCGGCCTGCTGTTCGTGGTCTATGAAATTTTTCTGTCCGTGGCCGTGGGCTTGGCGCACGACCGCAGCCAGGCCATGGAAATCGGCGTCATCAACTACCTCTGGCCCAGCCTGACCATTGCCTTTGCCGTGCTGTGGCGCCAGCAAAGCGCACGCTGGTGGCTGTGGCCCGGTCTGCTGATCTGCCTGTGGGGGCTGGTGCGCGTGCTGGGCGGGGACAGCTTCAGCCTGACCACGCTCTGGCAGCATGTGCAAGGCAACCCTGTGGCCTATGGCATGGCCTTTGCCGCCGCGCTGCTGTGGCCTACCTACTCTCTGCTGGCGCGCCGCTATGGCGCGGGCTTCAACGCCGTGGGCCTGTTCGTGACCTGGACAGCGCTGGCGCTGTGGGTGCAATGGCTGCGTCAGGATGCTGTAGCGCCCATGCAATGGTCCTGGCCCACGGCGCTGCAGCTGTTCATGGCTGGCGCACTGACAGCGCTGGGCTATAGCTGCTGGGAGCATGGCATTCAACACGGCAAGCTGGCCGTGCTGGCTGCAGCCTCGTATTTCACGCCCGTGCTGTCTGCGCTTGCGGCCAGTTTGCTGCTGCAGGTGCTGCCAGGCTGGAGCTTCTGGCAGGGTGTGGCACTGGTCACAGCAGGCTCGCTGATTTGCTGGTGGGCCACACGCGCACCTGTGCCTGCACCGTCGAAAAAGGTCTGAACATGGAGCTCAACAGCACGCTGCACATTCTGCTTAGCGCACTGGGCATAGGCCTGATGATCGGTGTGGTGCGCGAGCGCATGCACAACAGCGCCAGCGCTCTGGCAGCAGGCACGCGCACCCATGCGCTGGTCAGCCTGCTGGGCTGCGTGGGCTGGATGATTGACCCTCTCGCCTTTCTTGTCTGCGTGCTGCTGGTGGGTGCACTGACCTGCGCCTCTTACTGGCAGACCGCCCACGAAGACGCCGGGCTGACAGGTGAAATTGCCTTGCTGCTGAGCGTGGTGCTGGGCGGGCTATCAGTGCGCAATAGCTCTCTGGCCGCTGCGCTGGGCGTGATGGTTGCACTGCTCTTGCTGGCCAAAGCCCCCATGCAAAAGCTCAGCCGCGAGCTGATCAGTGAACGCGAATTGCAGGATGGCCTCATGCTGGGCGCGGCGGCGCTGGTCGTCATGCCGCTGCTGCCCACCTCGCCGCTGGACCCCTGGGGCGCCGTCAGCCCCACCACCATCTGGCGCATTGTGGTGCTGGTCATGGCCGTGGGCATGTTTGGCCACATCGCGCAGCGGCTGTTCGGCGCCCGCTGGGGTCTGCCGATTGCGGGATTTTTCTCAGGCTTTGTCTCCTCATCAGCCGCCGTCACCGGCATGGGCCAGCGCGCCAGAGAAAACAGCGAGCAGACCACGGCCTGCGCATCGGCCGCGCTGCTGGCCAACCTGGCTTCGCTGCTGCTGTTTCTGGCGGTGGTAGGCGCCATATCGCCTGCACTGCTCACAGCAGCCCTGCCCAGCCTGGGCCTGGCCGTGCTGGCTTTGCTGCTGGTGGCAGGCTTTTGGCAGTGGCGCGCGCACCAGAGCGCTGCTGTCACTGCCCCAAGTTCTGGCCGCGCCTTCAAGCTCAGCCAGGCGCTGCTGATTGCGGCGATGATTGCCGGGGTTTCGCTGCTGGCCGCATGGCTGGGCCAGCGCTTTGGCAGTGCAGGTGTGCTGATCACCACCATGCTGGTGGCGCTGGCCGAAGTGCATGCCGCCGCGGCCGGGGTGGCGCAGTTGCAGGTCTCGGGCACAGTAACGCTGGATGTGGCCCGCTGGGGCATTCTGGGGGTGCTCAGCGCCAGCAGCCTGGCCAAGACCGTGCTGGCTTTTGCCAGCGGTGGCACACGCTATGGTTTTCAGCTTGCCATGGGGCTGATTGCCATGGCGTCGGCTGCCTGGCTTGGCTTGCTGCTCTCAAATTAAGAACAACTCAGGCCGTCAACCAGATGCCAATGCCCAGTATCACGACATGCGCGGCCATCAGCAGCCACAGCATCATCCAGGGCGGCTCGGCCATGTCCTGCAGCAGACCCTGAATTTTTTCGCCGAAAAAAGCACGCAGCGCAGGGTCGCCCTTGGCGGCCTCTGTGCCCCATTCGGCGCGGGTCTGGCCCCACTCCTCCACCAGTTCGGCCAGTGGCAAGCGATTGAGCACCGTGCGCACAATCCACTGCACCGCCCGCCCATCGCCCACCCAGGGCTTGAGATGCTCAATTGCCAGCTGAGGCGACAGCAGATCAGCCGTTCGGTGCAGCGCCTTGTGTGTGCGCGGCATGGTTTCCACCCGCTCGGCCAGCATCTGGGCCAATCGCTGCGACAAGCCCTGGCCATAGCGCGCCACCAGCTTGCCCGTGGCACGGGCGCGCCCTATCTGCAACCCCACAAACACATAGGCAGGAATGATGAAGACCAGCAGCAGCGCCACCACCAGCGACGGCGAAAACAGCAGCGCAATGATGGCGCCCGCCCCTCCTGCATGTGCTGCCGCTGGCATGCCCGGCCCGTTGAGCCGCAAAAAATAGAATGCAGCGGTGGTGCAGCCCAGTAGCAGAGCCAGCGCAATGCCCAGCATCAACCCGCCCAGCAACGATTTGCCTGCACTCAGGCCCATGCGCAGCGCGGACGGCGAATCGGACTCTGGGGCGGTAGCGGGCATGGTCTGTCCTTTTCTTGGCTTTCAGGAAACGGGAATTTCAGTCATCACCTTGGTCGAAATCCGAGTATGGCGCCTCCCGCAAAACCCTCGAAGCCACCGCTGAAGAGAAGCCCCGTGACGCCATAAAGCGCAGTTGTCTGGCCTTTTCCTTCAGGTCTGCGGGCGGCGCACCAAAGCGCTTGCGCCACAAATCGGTGGCGCGCTGCAGCTCGGTATCACGCAGTTGCTCGCCCGCCTCTCGCACGGCTTCATCGTCCAGCCCCTTGCTGCGCAATTCCTGCACCAGCCGCGCCGTACCAAAGCGGCTGGCCTTGCTGTGAATGACAGAGGCCACCACCCGCTGCTCGCTGATAAAGCCGCGCTTTTCCAGCTCATCCAGAATCGCGGGCAAATCGTCCCCCTCTTCCACATGCGCCGCCAGCTTGCGCTGCAACTCCAGCCGCGAATGCTCGCGCTGCGCCAGCAGCTTCAAGGCCCGACCTTTGAGCGAGAGCTTGGCAAAGCTCATGAAACACATCTCCAAAAAACAAAAAAGCGCAGGGGATACCTGCGCAAAGATGGCAAAACTGACTCCCCCTGAGCCGCTGCGCGTCTTCCCCCAGGGGACGACGGCCTTTGCTGCGGGGCGGCCCTTGCTGGCCGCCCCTCGCAGGGGGTAGCGCGATTTTTTACGCCGTGATGCCGTG is from Comamonas fluminis and encodes:
- the recX gene encoding recombination regulator RecX, yielding MSFAKLSLKGRALKLLAQREHSRLELQRKLAAHVEEGDDLPAILDELEKRGFISEQRVVASVIHSKASRFGTARLVQELRSKGLDDEAVREAGEQLRDTELQRATDLWRKRFGAPPADLKEKARQLRFMASRGFSSAVASRVLREAPYSDFDQGDD
- the yddG gene encoding aromatic amino acid DMT transporter YddG, which produces MSAAPSSAAQKATLIGLIAIVCWSCTIGLMRSVAEPLGAVGGAACLYTMAALCIAIARGRQGWRELARWRAMHPAYLWLCGLLFVVYEIFLSVAVGLAHDRSQAMEIGVINYLWPSLTIAFAVLWRQQSARWWLWPGLLICLWGLVRVLGGDSFSLTTLWQHVQGNPVAYGMAFAAALLWPTYSLLARRYGAGFNAVGLFVTWTALALWVQWLRQDAVAPMQWSWPTALQLFMAGALTALGYSCWEHGIQHGKLAVLAAASYFTPVLSALAASLLLQVLPGWSFWQGVALVTAGSLICWWATRAPVPAPSKKV
- a CDS encoding MgtC/SapB family protein — encoded protein: MELNSTLHILLSALGIGLMIGVVRERMHNSASALAAGTRTHALVSLLGCVGWMIDPLAFLVCVLLVGALTCASYWQTAHEDAGLTGEIALLLSVVLGGLSVRNSSLAAALGVMVALLLLAKAPMQKLSRELISERELQDGLMLGAAALVVMPLLPTSPLDPWGAVSPTTIWRIVVLVMAVGMFGHIAQRLFGARWGLPIAGFFSGFVSSSAAVTGMGQRARENSEQTTACASAALLANLASLLLFLAVVGAISPALLTAALPSLGLAVLALLLVAGFWQWRAHQSAAVTAPSSGRAFKLSQALLIAAMIAGVSLLAAWLGQRFGSAGVLITTMLVALAEVHAAAAGVAQLQVSGTVTLDVARWGILGVLSASSLAKTVLAFASGGTRYGFQLAMGLIAMASAAWLGLLLSN